The Streptomyces hundungensis genome contains the following window.
GGCAGTCCGGGGGCCCGCGGCCGCGAACATGGGCGGCGCTGCCTCTCCTCGGAGCCCTGGGGGCGTGGAGATCTTCGTTACCTCCGCAGCCTTCCACGCCGGACGCGAGATGGCAACAGGCAGATCGTTCGAGGTCAGCGCGGGGTTGCCGCCCGGATGCGAGGGGTTACCGAGCATCGGTCACCGCCCGCGGCCGGGTGGGCTCAGCGGATCGCGAAGCCGTCGTAGCCGCCGCGCACTGTGTCCCAGATCTCGGTGACTCCGTCGACCCGGCCCGGTGTGTCGTCGGAGCGGAGCCACTCCAGGAGACGGTGGCAATTCTCACGCGGCCCCTCGGCGACGATCTGGACGCGTCCGTCGTCCAGATTGAGGGCGAACCCGCTGAGGCCGCCGATCTCCAGAGCATTCGCCCTGGTGAACCAGCGGAAGCCGACTTGCTGTACTCGCCCGCGCACCCAGGCCGTGAGTCGAACATCTCCATGCGCATCTTCGTTCATACGTGCACGCTAACCGGCCAATTGCTCACGCGGCACTTCACCCCCATGCGCCATGGCGTACAGTCGCGACGCAATGAGCCTCACCCGTATGGGTTAGTGCGCATTTGATCATTTCGGGCCCGCTCGTGGCCCCGGCAATGCGGCCAGGCATTGCCCCCGGCATTGAGGAAGGCACAGCAGATGGGACGCCATCGTCGCTCCGCCGCCGATCCCGCGCCCGCAGATGTCTCGGCGGCGCGGGACGGCCGGACCCAGGGCGCATCACGCCGGAAGAAGCGCGGGGCCGTGCCCGTGCGTACGGGGCTGCTCGGCGTCTCCGCCGCGGTGGCCGTGGGAGCGGTGGCCGTGGCGTCGGGCCTGCTGCCCGGCGGCGGTACGTTCCGGGTGAGCGGCGACACCGTGGCCGGCGGCCCGGCGCACGCGAGCCGGACCCCGGACGTGCGGGCGCAGGGCGGTGAGTCGGAGAAGCCGACGGCGTCCGCTCCCACTCCGACCCAGTCGGCGAAGGCCGCGCACACCCCGTCGGCCTCGCCCTCCCCCAGCGCTTCGGCCACGCCCTCCCCGCCCGCCTCGGCCTCCGCGCCCGCCCCGCGCAAGACGGCCGAGTCGCCTGCCCCGGCTCCGTCGAAGCCGGCCGCGCCCTCCGGCGCCGGAACCTCGCCGAGCCTCGTGCCCTCGCAGCGCGCGCAGCCGCCGAGCACCGAGGTCTCGGCGGCGGCCACCGTGCTGTCCCTGGTCAACCAGGAGCGGGCGCAGGCCGGTTGCCGCCCCGTGACGGCGGACCCCGCGCTCGCCTCGCTGGCCGGCGCCTTCAGCGTCGACATGGCGGCCCGCGGCTTCTTCGACCACACCGACCCGGACGGCAGGTCCCCGTGGGACCGGGCCGCGCGGGCGGGCGTCCAAGGCCTCGGCGGCGAGAACATCGCCCGCGGCCAAGCCGACGCCAAGGCCGCGATGGATTCCTGGATGAACAGCCCGGGCCATCGCGCGAACATCCTCAACTGCGAGTACAAGTCCCTGGGCGTCGGCGTGCACTTCGGTCCCGGCGGCCCCTGGTGGACCCAGGACTTCGGTTTCTGATCATTCGCCGGGCGCCATGTGCGTACCGTCGAATGATCAATTCCATCGCTCGTACGCAATCCCGGACGCGTTGTTTGTTCGTACGCACACGAAAGGGCCCTCACCGTTTCGAACGGTGAGGGCCCTTTCGTTTGGGCGCTCCGGGAATCCCGGTGCGCACAACGGGATCAGACGCCGACGGCGGCCTTGCCCGAGAGGAAGACGCGGGTGGTCTCGGCGACGCGGCGGCCCAGGTGCTCGGCGGTCGCGACATCGGCCTTGTGGACCGCCTCGGGGCCCTCGTCGGAGTTGGTCTGGGCGCCGGCGCCGGAGAAGAAGCCGAGCCGGTTGAGGTCGTACTCGGAGGCCGTGGAGGAGTTCCAGCCGGGCTTCAGGCCGAGGTTCACCCAGTGCATGCCGTGCTGGGCGGCGAGGGTCTGGAAGAACTGCAAGGTGTGGCCCTTGTCGCCGCTCTTGGAGCCGGAGTTGGTGAAGCCGGCGGCGAGCTTGTCCTGCCAGGCGTCGGTGAACCAGCGCTTGGAGGTGGCCTCCGCGAACTGGTGGAAGGCGCCGGACGCGGTGCCCATGTAGGTGGGCGAGCCGAAGACGATGGCGTCGGACGCGTCGAGCAGCTCCCACTCGGCCTCGGTGAGGGCGTCGACCTTGATGACGTGGACGGTGGCCCCGGCGTCGGCGGCGCCCCGGCGGACGGCCTCGGCGAGCACGGCGGTGTGGCCGTATCCGGAGTGATAGGCGATCGAGACGACAGGAGTGATCACGGCGGTAATCCCCTCGGGGGCAGGAAAGGCGGCAGGGCGGATGCGACGGCCGGAAGCGGATCCGCTGCGGAGGCCCGCTGCGGCGCTGCACCCAGGTAAGCACTAACTTTTGGTTAGCGCAACCTGGGTGCAAGCGCTGTAGGGGCGTATGCTCGAAGGCATGGATGACATCTCTCCCGGCGCGGAGCGCACCGCCGGACCCTGCGCCGAGGCCGCCGACGCCGCCGACGCGGACCTGGCGTTCAACGTGTTCGCCAAGGCCTGCCCGTCCCGGCGCACGCTGGAGGACGTCACCGGGCGCTGGGGCAGCCTGACGCTGGGCGCGCTGTACGAGGGGAGCCTGCGCTTCAACGAGCTGCGCCGCCGGGTCGACGGCGTGAGCGAGAAGATGCTCTCCCAGACCCTGCACTCACTGGAGCGCGACGGCCTCGTCCACCGCGAGGCGCAGCCGACCAACCCGCCCCGGGTGGATTACGAACTGACCTCGCTGGGGCGCGAGGTGGCCGAACGGCTGCTCTCGCTCATCCACTTCGTGGAAGACCGGATGCCGTCGGTCCTCGACGCGCAGCAGAGTTATGACGTGGCGCGCGGGGCCCGCTGACACTTCGGGCAGAAGTAGCTCGACCGGTTCATCCACGCCCGCCTGCGCATGATCGTTCCGCAGCGCCGGCACGGCTCGCCCTCGCGGCCGTACGCGTCGAGGGAGCGCTCGAAGTAGCCGGACTCCCCGTTGACGTTGACGTAGAGGCTGTCGAAGCTGGTGCCGCCGACCGCGAGCGCCGCGTTCATCACGTCCCGTGCGTGGCCCAGGAGTTCGACCGCCTTGGGGCGGTTCAGGGTCGCGGTGGGGCGGTCGTAGTGCAGCCGGGCGCGCCAGAGCGCCTCGTCGGCGTAGATGTTGCCGACCCCGCTGATGAGCGATTGGTCGAGCAGTGCTCGTTTGATCGTGGTGCGCCGCAGCCGCAGCGCCACGAAGAAGGCCTCGTCGTCGAAGGCGGGGTCCAGCGGATCGCGGGCGATGTGCGCGATGACGTCGGGCAGCCCGTCCTCGCTGCCCATGACGGTGTCGTGCAGCGAGAGCCCGCCGAAGGTGCGCTGGTCGACGAAGCGCAGTTCGGTGCCCGCGTCGTCCTGGAAGCGCACCCGGATCCGCAGGTGCTTCTCGTCCGGGGCGTCCCCGGGCTGCACCAGGAGCTGCCCGCTCATTCCGAGGTGCCCGAGCACGGAGGCGTCCGCGTCCGCGAGCGGCAGCCACAGATACTTGCCCCGCCGGTGCGCGACGCCGAACCGATGGCCCGTGAGCCGGGCCGCGAAGTCCTCGCCCCCGGCCAGGTGGCGGCGGACCGCGCGGGGGTGCAGCACCTCGACCTCGGCCACGGTGCGCCCGGCCACCCAGCGCTCAAGGCCGCGCCGGACGACTTCGACTTCAGGCAGTTCGGGCATGTGCGCAGATTACCTCCGGGCCGGCCGGGCGCTCGCGGCGGGCCCGGGTGGACGGAAACGGGCGAGACCCCCGGTCGGCACCGAGAGGGTGCCGGCCGGGGGTCTCGAAGGAAGAGGCTGTCAGGCCGCCGAATCACCGGCGGCGGGAGTCGGCGACCCGCCATCGGTCGCGGCGACGGGGAGCTCCGCCCCCGCCTTGGCCCGCTCGTCGGCGTCGGCGCGAATGGCCCGCCATGCCGACTCCGCGGCCTGCTGCTCCGCTTCCTTCTTGCTGCGGCCGGTGCCGGTGCCGTACGAGACACCACCGACGCGGGCGGCAGCAGTGAAGGTCTTCTCGTGGTCGGGTCCGGTCTCGGAGACCAGGTACTCGGGAACGCCGAGCCCTTCGGCCGCCGTCAGCTCCTGGAGACTGGTCTTCCAGTCCAGGCCGGCCCCGAGGTTCGAGGACTTCTCGATCAGGGGGTCGAACAGCTTGTGGACGAGCGCGGACGCCGCCTCAAGCCCCTGGTCGAGATAGACCGCGCCGATCACCGCTTCCAGGGTGTCGGCGAGGATGGATGCCTTGTCCCGGCCGCCCGTGCCCTCTTCGCCCCGGCCGAGCCGGATGAAGGAGCCGAGTTCGAGCCCTCGGCCCACCTCCGCGAGCGCACGAGAGTTGACCACCGCGGCCCGGAGTTTGGCCAGCTGGCCTTCCGGAAGATCGGGGTGGGTGCGGTACAGCGTGTCCGTGACGACCAGACCGAGCACCGAGTCCCCGAGGAACTCCAGCCGCTCATTGGTCGGCAGACCGCCGTTCTCGTACGCGTACGAACGGTGGGTGAGCGCACGCACCAGAAGGGCGGACTCGAGCTGATACCCGAGCCGCCCTTCCAGAAGCGTGTGGGACGAGGCCGTGTTGTTGTCCGCCTTTTTGGCGTTGGACTCAGACATCGGGCCTCTCACCAGCCGCTCAGACCTCGAGGACCTGGCGCTTGTTGTAGGTGCCGCAGCTCGGGCACGCGATGTGCTGGAGCTTCGGCTCATGGCAGCGCTCGCACGCAACCAGGGTGGGGACCGCAGCCTTCCACTGCGACCGGCGGTGGCGCGTGTTGCTGCGCGACATCTTCCGCTTCGGAACAGCCACGGCTACTTCTCCTGCTTCTCGGCGGCATCCTGCACGTCAGACGCAGTGCCGCTCATGTTGTCCTTCTCGCCGTCCTGGATGGTCCCGGCGAGTCCCTGCAATGCCGCCCAACGAATGTCGACGGCGTCATGGTGGTGGTCCGGGTCGTCCGCCAGGCTCGCTCCGCATTCGGAACACAGCCCCGGGCAGTCCTCCCGGCACACCGGCTGCATCGGCAGTGCGAGCACTACCGCGTCACGCAGCAAAGGCTCGAGGTCGAACATGCCGTCCTCGAGCGGAATCATGTCCTCGTCGTCCTCGGCATCGTCGTCCGCGGCTGCCTTGTGGCGGCCCCGGTCGTCGGTGTCGGGGTACGAGAACATTTCCTGGAAGTCCACTTCAACGTCCTGCTGAAGCGGCTCCAGACACCTTACGCACTCCCCGTCGGCCGATGCACGGGCGGTGCCTGTGACAAGCACCCCTTCCATGACCGACTCCAGGCGGAGCTCGATGTCCACGGGCCTGCCCTCGGGCACGTGGATGACTTCGGCGATGCCGAGGTCCTTGGGGGCCTCCACGGTGCGGGAGAGCCGCTGGAGCGCACCGGGACGCCGTCCCAGCTCGTGTGTGTCGAACACGAGGGGATTGCGGTGGTCGAGGCGCGTGCTCAGGGCTCTTCCTGCTTTCGAGATCGTGGAGTGGCTGCCACCGGCTTCGCGCAGCGAATCGGGCAGCTTGGATCGCGGACGTACGCGCGACCGAAGAACCAGGATACTGGACCGGCCGCGATAGACCCAATCCGGTCCTGTTCCCCCTCTTCTCTTCTCTCTCCGCCCCGACCGTCCGGGCCCCGGACCGCTACGGGCGGTGCTGCCCCCGGCCCTGCTCGTAGGCGCGCAGCTGATCCAGGTCGATCATGCTGGTGTCGAAGAGGCTCGTCTCGTCGAGCGCGGCCTGCTGCGGCTGGTGCTGGGACGGCACCCCGTACTGCTGCCCGGCCTCGGGAGCGGCGTACTGCTGGTGCCCGCCCTGGTCATAGGCGTAGGGATCCTGCTGCCCGTATCCGTACTGCGCGTACTGCTCCTGCTGCTGGGGCTGCTGATAGCCGTACGGGTCATGCTGTTGCGGCTGCTGGTAGCCGTAGGGGTCGTAGGCCTGGGGCTGCTGCTGGGCCGGGATGTGCGGCTCGGCGGCGGCGGCGTGCGCGGCAGCGGGTTCGGGCTCGGCCAGTTCGGCGAGGCCGGCCAGGTAGTCGGCGTCGCTGGTGTGCTGGTGCAGGCCGCCCGCCGCGTCCTGGGCGGCCATGTGCGCGCCCAGTTCGTCGGAGGCGGTCCGGCCGTGCAGCTTCTGGCGGCCTCGGCCGACCGCTTCGAGGGTCTTGGCGAGCACCGCCTCGAAGGCGCCGAGCTTGGCGTCGACGTACTCGTCCGCGCGGTGGATCAGCGTCCCCGGGTCGGCGCTGTACTCGGGGGCGTCCTCGTCGGACCGGCCCTCCGCGTCCAGGCCGGGGCCGCGGCCGAGCAGCTTCTCGCGGCCGCGGTCGACCGAGCCGATGGTCTTGGTGAGGACGACCTCGAAGTTCGCGAGCTTGGAGTCGACGTAGTCGTCGGCCTCGGCGCGGATCTCCTCGGCCTCCCGGCGGGCCTCGTCCAGGATGCGGTCCGCCTCGTCCTGGGACTGGCGGGCGACCGCGGTGTCGGAGATCAGCGTGCCGCGCTGGGCGTGCGCGGACTCGATGATCCGCTCGGCCTCCTGGCGGGCCTGCTCGACCAGCTGCTCCCGGCCGCCGATCAGCTCCTGGGCCTGGGCGAGCGAGCCGGGCAGGGCCTGGCGCACCTCATCCAGCATCGCGAGGAGGTCGGCGCGGTTGACCACGCACGAGGCCGACATGGGCATGGACCGGGCGCTGCCGACCACCTCGACGATCTCGTCGAGCTTCTTCTGCACGTCCACCGATGATCGCCACTCTTCTCATGGATGGGAGACGGACGGGACGACTGTAAGGCCAGTCGGCGCCCGCCCGACACCGGGTGACGCACCGTCAGTGCTCGGCTCGGCGACCGCTCAGCGGCTCACTTCTGCGCGAGCCGGGCGACCAGCGCCTCGTGGACGGTGGCCGGCAGCAGGTGGGAGACGTCTCCGCCCCAGGTCGCGACCTCCTTGACCAGCGAGGACGACAGGAAGCTGTACGTCGGGTTGGTGGGCACGAACAGGGTCTCGACGCCCGAGAGCCCGTTGTTCATCTGGGCCATCTGCAACTCGTAGTCGAAGTCGCTGACGGCGCGGAGGCCCTTGACGATCGCGGGGATGTCCCGCTGCTTGCAGAAGTCGACGAGCAGCCCGTGGAAGGACTCGACCTCCACGTTGCCCAGGTCGGCCGTCACCTCGCGGATCATCTCGATCCGCTCCTCGATGGTGAACAGGCCCTGCTTCGACTGATTGATCATCACCGCGACATGTACGACGTCGTACAGACGGGAGGCGCGGGCGATGATGTCGAGGTGTCCGTTGGTGATGGGGTCAAAGGACCCCGGACAGACGGCGCGGCGCATCTGATGTCCCTCGCTCTCCGGTCCGGTCATGGGGTGTCTCTCGGCGCGTTTTCGCACGTGGAGGCGGCGCGACCGTACCAAAGCGTGCCCTCGCCGTAACGACGGGCCCGCAGCGCTTCGAATCCTTCGGGCCAGCCGAATTCCCCGCCTCTGGTGCTGCGCTCCACGGTGACGAGACAGTCGTCGGTGAGCCAGCCCCCGCGACGGAGTGTGAGCAGGATCTCCCGAAGATCGTCATCGGTGACGGCGTACGGCGGATCGAGGAAGATCACGTCGTACGGCTCGGCGGGCGCCGGGCCTGTCACGATCTGCTCCGCTTTGCCGGTACGCACCTCGGCGCCGGGCAGCTTGAGCGCCGCCACGTTGTCACGGACGGTGCGCACGGCGCGGGCGTCGGCCTCGACGAGCAGGGCGTGGGCGGCGCCCCGGGAGAGCGCTTCGAGGCCCACCGCTCCGGAGCCCGCGTACAGATCGGCGACCCGGATGCCGTCGAGGGTGCCGAGCAGTGCCTCCCAGGTGGAGAAGAGGCCTTCGCGCGCCCGGTCGGAGGTGGGGCGGGTGCCGGTGCCCGGCGGTACGGCCAGGCGGCGTCCACCGGCCCGGCCGGCGATCACGCGGGTCATCTCAGTCCTTGTCGGTGTCCGTGGGGCGGATGTGCTCGCCCCAGTCTCTCAGCCCTTGTCGAGGTACTGCTCGCGGTCCTTGTCGAGCAGGGCGTCCAGGGCCGTGCGCAGGGCCGGCAGGTGGTCGAGGTCCGGGTCCTCGGCGACGACCGCGACGGCCTCCTCGCGGGCGGCGGCGATGACCTCCTCGTCGTCGATCACGGTGAGCATCCGCAGCGAGGAGCGCACCCCGGACTGGGCCTGGCCGAGCACATCGCCCTCGCGGCGCTGTTCGAGGTCGATGCGGGAGAGCTCGAAGCCGTCGAGGGTGGAGGCGACGGCGTTGAGCCTGGCCCGCGCCGGGCTCGCCTCCGGCATCTCGGTGACGAGCAGACACAGGCCCGGGGCGGAGCCACGGCCCACGCGGCCGCGCAGCTGGTGGAGCTGGGAGACGCCGAACCGGTCGGCGTCCATGATCACCATCGCGGTGGCGTTCGGCACGTTCACGCCGACCTCGATGACGGTGGTGGCGACCAGCACATCGACCTCGCCGGCGCCGAACCGGCGCATCACGTCGTCCTTGTCGTCGGGCTGCATCCTGCCGTGCAGGATTTCGGTGCGCAGCCCCTGGAGCGGCCCCTTGGAGAGCTGCTCGGCGATCTCGATGACGGCGAGCGGCGGCCGCTTGTCGGCGGTCTCGGCCTCCTCGGCCTTCTTCTTGCCCTTGGCGGTCTTCTTCTCGTCGGCGTCCTCGGCGGCATCCCCGATGCGGGGGCACACGACGTACGCCTGGTGGCCCTTGTCGACCTCCTCGCGGACCCGCTCCCAGGCGCGGGCCAGGAAGTGCGGCTTGTCCTGGGCGGGCACGACATGGCTGGCGATGGGCGAGCGCCCGGCGGGCAGTTGGTCGAGGACCGAGGTCTCCAGGTCACCGAAGACCGTCATGGCGACCGTGCGCGGGATGGGCGTGGCCGTCATGACGAGCAGATGCGGGGGCTGCTTGCCCTTGCCGCGCAGCGCGTCGCGCTGTTCCACGCCGAAGCGGTGCTGTTCGTCGACGACGACCAGGCCCAGGTCGTGGAAGCGCACCTTGTCCTCGATGAGGGCGTGGGTGCCGATGACCAGGCCCGCCTCGCCGGTGACCAGGTCGAGCAGGGCCTGGCGCCGGGCGGGCATCCCCATGGAGCCGGTGAGCAGCACGACCTTGGTGCCCAGCTCGGCGCCGCCCAGCATGCCGCCCTGCGCGAGCTCGCCCATCATCTCGGTGATCGAGCGGTGGTGCTGCTGGGCGAGGACCTCGGTGGGGGCGAGCATCGCGGCCTGCCCGCCGGAGTCGACGACGGCGAGCATGGCGCGCAGCGCGACCATCGTCTTCCCGCTGCCGACCTCGCCCTGGAGCAGCCGGTGCATGGGGTGTTCGGTGGCCAGGTCGTGGAAGATCTCCTTGGAGACCGTCTCCTGGCCCTCGGTGAGGGTGAAGGGGAGCTTGGCGTCGAAGGCGTCGAGCAGGCCGCCGGGGACCGGTCGCCTTGCCACGGCCGGGAGTTGACCGTCCGCATGGCGGCGGCGGGCGAGCGCCACCTGGAGGACGAAGGCCTCGTCCCACTTCAGGCGCTGACGCGCGTCCTCGATGTCGGCCCTGGTGGCCGGCCGGTGCACCTTGAGGAGGGCCTCGGGCAGCGAGACGAAGCCGCGCCCCTCGCGCAGGGCGTCGGGGAGCGGGTCGACGGCCTCTTGGGCGCTGGGCAGGACCGCGTCGATCGCCTTGGCGATCTTCCAGGACTCCAGGCCCTTGCAGGCCGGGTAGATCGGGATCAGGGCGCCCGCCCAGGAGTCGACGTCCACGGCGTCGTCGCCCTCGGCCGCGTCCGCGCCGAGCTTGGCGTAGGTGGGGTGGGCGAGCTGCATGCGCCGGTTGAACATCGACACCTTGCCGGCGAACATCGCCCGGCTGCCGGGCAGCAGTTCCTTGTGGGGCTTGTGGATGCCGCGCCCGAAGAAGACCAGCTGGAGCCGGCCGCTGCCGTCGGTGATGGTGATCTCCAGGCGCTGGCCGCGCCCTCCGTTGAAGGTGTGCACCCGCGCGTCGGCGACCTGGGCGACGACCGTGACGTCCTCGTCCAGGGGCAGCTCGGCCAGCTTGGTGAGCTGGCCCCGCTCCTCGTACCGCCGCGG
Protein-coding sequences here:
- a CDS encoding acylphosphatase gives rise to the protein MNEDAHGDVRLTAWVRGRVQQVGFRWFTRANALEIGGLSGFALNLDDGRVQIVAEGPRENCHRLLEWLRSDDTPGRVDGVTEIWDTVRGGYDGFAIR
- a CDS encoding CAP domain-containing protein, which gives rise to MGRHRRSAADPAPADVSAARDGRTQGASRRKKRGAVPVRTGLLGVSAAVAVGAVAVASGLLPGGGTFRVSGDTVAGGPAHASRTPDVRAQGGESEKPTASAPTPTQSAKAAHTPSASPSPSASATPSPPASASAPAPRKTAESPAPAPSKPAAPSGAGTSPSLVPSQRAQPPSTEVSAAATVLSLVNQERAQAGCRPVTADPALASLAGAFSVDMAARGFFDHTDPDGRSPWDRAARAGVQGLGGENIARGQADAKAAMDSWMNSPGHRANILNCEYKSLGVGVHFGPGGPWWTQDFGF
- a CDS encoding flavodoxin family protein gives rise to the protein MITPVVSIAYHSGYGHTAVLAEAVRRGAADAGATVHVIKVDALTEAEWELLDASDAIVFGSPTYMGTASGAFHQFAEATSKRWFTDAWQDKLAAGFTNSGSKSGDKGHTLQFFQTLAAQHGMHWVNLGLKPGWNSSTASEYDLNRLGFFSGAGAQTNSDEGPEAVHKADVATAEHLGRRVAETTRVFLSGKAAVGV
- a CDS encoding winged helix-turn-helix transcriptional regulator — its product is MDDISPGAERTAGPCAEAADAADADLAFNVFAKACPSRRTLEDVTGRWGSLTLGALYEGSLRFNELRRRVDGVSEKMLSQTLHSLERDGLVHREAQPTNPPRVDYELTSLGREVAERLLSLIHFVEDRMPSVLDAQQSYDVARGAR
- the mutM gene encoding bifunctional DNA-formamidopyrimidine glycosylase/DNA-(apurinic or apyrimidinic site) lyase, whose product is MPELPEVEVVRRGLERWVAGRTVAEVEVLHPRAVRRHLAGGEDFAARLTGHRFGVAHRRGKYLWLPLADADASVLGHLGMSGQLLVQPGDAPDEKHLRIRVRFQDDAGTELRFVDQRTFGGLSLHDTVMGSEDGLPDVIAHIARDPLDPAFDDEAFFVALRLRRTTIKRALLDQSLISGVGNIYADEALWRARLHYDRPTATLNRPKAVELLGHARDVMNAALAVGGTSFDSLYVNVNGESGYFERSLDAYGREGEPCRRCGTIMRRRAWMNRSSYFCPKCQRAPRATS
- the rnc gene encoding ribonuclease III, translated to MSESNAKKADNNTASSHTLLEGRLGYQLESALLVRALTHRSYAYENGGLPTNERLEFLGDSVLGLVVTDTLYRTHPDLPEGQLAKLRAAVVNSRALAEVGRGLELGSFIRLGRGEEGTGGRDKASILADTLEAVIGAVYLDQGLEAASALVHKLFDPLIEKSSNLGAGLDWKTSLQELTAAEGLGVPEYLVSETGPDHEKTFTAAARVGGVSYGTGTGRSKKEAEQQAAESAWRAIRADADERAKAGAELPVAATDGGSPTPAAGDSAA
- the rpmF gene encoding 50S ribosomal protein L32, producing the protein MAVPKRKMSRSNTRHRRSQWKAAVPTLVACERCHEPKLQHIACPSCGTYNKRQVLEV
- a CDS encoding YceD family protein: MSTRLDHRNPLVFDTHELGRRPGALQRLSRTVEAPKDLGIAEVIHVPEGRPVDIELRLESVMEGVLVTGTARASADGECVRCLEPLQQDVEVDFQEMFSYPDTDDRGRHKAAADDDAEDDEDMIPLEDGMFDLEPLLRDAVVLALPMQPVCREDCPGLCSECGASLADDPDHHHDAVDIRWAALQGLAGTIQDGEKDNMSGTASDVQDAAEKQEK
- a CDS encoding ATP synthase F0 subunit B encodes the protein MDVQKKLDEIVEVVGSARSMPMSASCVVNRADLLAMLDEVRQALPGSLAQAQELIGGREQLVEQARQEAERIIESAHAQRGTLISDTAVARQSQDEADRILDEARREAEEIRAEADDYVDSKLANFEVVLTKTIGSVDRGREKLLGRGPGLDAEGRSDEDAPEYSADPGTLIHRADEYVDAKLGAFEAVLAKTLEAVGRGRQKLHGRTASDELGAHMAAQDAAGGLHQHTSDADYLAGLAELAEPEPAAAHAAAAEPHIPAQQQPQAYDPYGYQQPQQHDPYGYQQPQQQEQYAQYGYGQQDPYAYDQGGHQQYAAPEAGQQYGVPSQHQPQQAALDETSLFDTSMIDLDQLRAYEQGRGQHRP
- the coaD gene encoding pantetheine-phosphate adenylyltransferase; translation: MRRAVCPGSFDPITNGHLDIIARASRLYDVVHVAVMINQSKQGLFTIEERIEMIREVTADLGNVEVESFHGLLVDFCKQRDIPAIVKGLRAVSDFDYELQMAQMNNGLSGVETLFVPTNPTYSFLSSSLVKEVATWGGDVSHLLPATVHEALVARLAQK
- the rsmD gene encoding 16S rRNA (guanine(966)-N(2))-methyltransferase RsmD; translation: MTRVIAGRAGGRRLAVPPGTGTRPTSDRAREGLFSTWEALLGTLDGIRVADLYAGSGAVGLEALSRGAAHALLVEADARAVRTVRDNVAALKLPGAEVRTGKAEQIVTGPAPAEPYDVIFLDPPYAVTDDDLREILLTLRRGGWLTDDCLVTVERSTRGGEFGWPEGFEALRARRYGEGTLWYGRAASTCENAPRDTP
- the recG gene encoding ATP-dependent DNA helicase RecG, with translation MDRVPALEEPLKKLLGGPTAKVMADHLDLHTVGDLLHHYPRRYEERGQLTKLAELPLDEDVTVVAQVADARVHTFNGGRGQRLEITITDGSGRLQLVFFGRGIHKPHKELLPGSRAMFAGKVSMFNRRMQLAHPTYAKLGADAAEGDDAVDVDSWAGALIPIYPACKGLESWKIAKAIDAVLPSAQEAVDPLPDALREGRGFVSLPEALLKVHRPATRADIEDARQRLKWDEAFVLQVALARRRHADGQLPAVARRPVPGGLLDAFDAKLPFTLTEGQETVSKEIFHDLATEHPMHRLLQGEVGSGKTMVALRAMLAVVDSGGQAAMLAPTEVLAQQHHRSITEMMGELAQGGMLGGAELGTKVVLLTGSMGMPARRQALLDLVTGEAGLVIGTHALIEDKVRFHDLGLVVVDEQHRFGVEQRDALRGKGKQPPHLLVMTATPIPRTVAMTVFGDLETSVLDQLPAGRSPIASHVVPAQDKPHFLARAWERVREEVDKGHQAYVVCPRIGDAAEDADEKKTAKGKKKAEEAETADKRPPLAVIEIAEQLSKGPLQGLRTEILHGRMQPDDKDDVMRRFGAGEVDVLVATTVIEVGVNVPNATAMVIMDADRFGVSQLHQLRGRVGRGSAPGLCLLVTEMPEASPARARLNAVASTLDGFELSRIDLEQRREGDVLGQAQSGVRSSLRMLTVIDDEEVIAAAREEAVAVVAEDPDLDHLPALRTALDALLDKDREQYLDKG